One part of the Microbacterium saperdae genome encodes these proteins:
- a CDS encoding YaeQ family protein, protein MAIGSTMHTFDVQLADMDRGVYDDFSLRVARHPSETDAYMLTRILALGLEYTEGIVFGDGISSTEEPAVVVRDLTGQITAWIEVGAPDAERLHYGSRLAERTVVYTHRDPAKVMAPWAGKKIHRSDAIRVYSFDPGFIDAAVPLIARRNTITLTVTEQVLFLDLNGTSSTTTIHEHELA, encoded by the coding sequence ATGGCTATCGGCTCCACCATGCACACGTTCGACGTTCAACTGGCGGACATGGATCGCGGGGTCTACGACGACTTCTCGCTGCGTGTCGCCCGCCACCCGTCCGAGACCGACGCCTACATGCTCACCCGCATCCTGGCCCTCGGACTCGAGTACACCGAGGGGATCGTCTTCGGCGACGGCATCTCGTCGACCGAGGAGCCGGCGGTGGTCGTGCGCGACCTCACCGGGCAGATCACCGCCTGGATCGAGGTCGGCGCCCCCGACGCCGAACGCCTGCACTACGGCAGCCGTCTCGCCGAACGCACCGTGGTCTACACGCACCGCGACCCCGCCAAGGTGATGGCGCCGTGGGCGGGGAAGAAGATCCACCGCTCGGATGCGATCCGCGTCTACAGCTTCGACCCCGGCTTCATCGACGCCGCGGTGCCGTTGATCGCACGCCGCAACACGATCACGCTGACCGTGACGGAGCAGGTGCTCTTCCTCGATCTGAACGGCACCTCGTCGACCACGACGATCCACGAGCACGAGCTCGCGTAG
- a CDS encoding Rv2578c family radical SAM protein: protein MRWQGQKVGDVDAAALPGLEDRSSVLRTVTTPEFAGMTFHEVLSKSALNHVPGASRMPFAWTINPYRGCSHACTYCFARGTHEYLDLDGGADFDSQIVVKVNVVEVLEKELRRGSWEHETVALGTNTDPYQRAEGRYKLMPGIIETLAASGTPMSILTKGTLIRRDIPLLKKAAERVPVDVQMSIAMYDDELQKAIEPGAPTTQARLDTVRALADAGFRVTVFLMPIMPHMTDSVAAIDAALTRIKAAGARTVIYGALHLRAGVKPWFFQWLGEARPDLVSSYRGLYPGAAAEAPKPYRQWLAKRARPLIRAHGLDGRHEDDYPQRVRPVRFAPTQASTAAPQPMLF from the coding sequence ATGCGGTGGCAAGGGCAGAAGGTCGGAGATGTGGATGCCGCCGCGCTGCCCGGACTGGAGGATCGCAGCAGCGTCCTCCGCACGGTGACCACTCCCGAGTTCGCGGGCATGACCTTCCACGAGGTGCTGTCGAAGTCAGCGCTCAACCATGTCCCCGGCGCCTCGCGCATGCCGTTCGCCTGGACGATCAACCCCTACCGCGGCTGTTCACATGCCTGCACATACTGCTTCGCCCGCGGAACGCACGAGTACCTCGACCTCGACGGCGGGGCGGACTTCGACTCGCAGATCGTCGTCAAGGTCAACGTGGTGGAGGTGCTCGAGAAGGAGCTGCGACGTGGCAGCTGGGAGCACGAGACCGTCGCACTCGGCACCAATACCGACCCGTATCAGCGGGCGGAGGGCCGGTACAAGCTGATGCCGGGCATCATCGAGACGCTCGCGGCGTCGGGCACGCCGATGTCGATCCTCACCAAGGGCACGCTGATCCGGCGCGACATCCCCCTGCTGAAGAAGGCCGCCGAGCGCGTGCCGGTCGACGTGCAGATGTCGATCGCGATGTACGACGACGAGCTGCAGAAGGCGATCGAACCGGGAGCCCCGACCACCCAGGCGCGGCTCGACACCGTGCGGGCGCTGGCGGACGCCGGCTTCCGCGTGACCGTGTTCCTGATGCCGATCATGCCGCACATGACGGACTCCGTCGCCGCGATCGATGCCGCGCTCACACGCATCAAAGCAGCCGGTGCCCGCACGGTGATCTACGGCGCCCTGCACCTGCGCGCCGGTGTGAAGCCCTGGTTCTTCCAGTGGCTCGGTGAGGCTCGACCCGACCTGGTGTCGTCGTACCGCGGCCTGTACCCCGGTGCGGCCGCCGAGGCACCCAAGCCTTACCGCCAATGGCTCGCGAAGCGCGCACGTCCGCTCATCCGAGCGCACGGCCTCGACGGCCGCCACGAAGACGACTATCCGCAGCGCGTGCGTCCCGTGCGGTTCGCACCGACGCAGGCCTCGACCGCGGCGCCCCAGCCGATGCTGTTCTGA
- a CDS encoding trans-sulfuration enzyme family protein, translating to MSARPDRKDLLTLSDLSLAVHAGNQLDSTMALRTPLVMANSYQLPDDPSEISWSATAPGLYTRNTGVNQAALEQKLAALDGAEDAVALASGVAALHAVFFTHVRAGDHVVVSDVVYEATWRLWTELLPRRYGLEATFVDISDLDAVRAAMRPETRLVCIEAIANPTTKVADVAAVAEIAHAAGAILMVDSTFSPPPFYRPIQDGADLVVHSLTKYLNGHGDAMGGSVAGRRDLIEPIKADAMVDVGGIISPFNAWQIQRGTVTLPLRLRQHFTSAALIAEMLAADARVEYIAYPGLDSHPDHALAARQFDGRGFGGMMAFAVKGSPDVQNRFVANLRLITSGFSLGHDDSLIVHTGTEGGRVATYPEPFRTFGHLRLSVGLEDADDLLADLSAALDATFS from the coding sequence ATGAGCGCTCGACCCGACCGCAAGGATCTGCTCACACTGTCGGATCTCAGCCTGGCCGTGCACGCCGGCAACCAGCTCGACTCGACCATGGCGCTGCGCACTCCGCTCGTGATGGCCAACTCCTACCAACTGCCTGACGACCCGAGCGAGATCAGCTGGTCGGCGACCGCTCCGGGGCTCTACACGCGCAACACCGGGGTGAACCAGGCCGCGCTGGAGCAGAAGCTCGCCGCGCTCGACGGCGCGGAAGACGCGGTCGCCCTCGCCTCGGGCGTCGCCGCCCTGCACGCGGTGTTCTTCACGCACGTCCGCGCCGGCGACCATGTCGTCGTGAGCGATGTCGTCTACGAGGCCACCTGGCGCCTGTGGACCGAGCTGCTCCCCCGGCGATACGGACTCGAGGCCACCTTCGTCGACATCAGCGATCTCGATGCCGTGCGTGCAGCGATGCGCCCCGAGACGCGGCTCGTGTGCATCGAGGCGATCGCGAACCCGACGACCAAGGTCGCCGACGTCGCGGCCGTCGCCGAGATCGCCCACGCGGCCGGGGCGATCCTGATGGTCGACTCCACCTTCTCGCCGCCGCCGTTCTACCGGCCGATCCAGGACGGCGCGGATCTGGTCGTCCACTCGCTCACCAAGTACCTCAACGGGCACGGCGACGCCATGGGCGGCTCGGTCGCCGGACGACGCGACCTCATCGAGCCCATCAAGGCCGATGCGATGGTCGACGTCGGCGGCATCATCTCGCCCTTCAACGCATGGCAGATCCAGCGGGGCACCGTGACCCTGCCGCTGCGCCTGCGCCAGCACTTCACGTCTGCGGCCCTCATCGCCGAGATGCTCGCCGCCGACGCCCGCGTCGAGTACATCGCCTACCCCGGACTCGACTCGCACCCCGATCACGCGCTCGCCGCGCGCCAGTTCGACGGCCGCGGGTTCGGTGGCATGATGGCCTTCGCCGTGAAGGGATCGCCCGACGTGCAGAACCGGTTCGTGGCGAACCTGCGGCTGATCACCTCGGGTTTCTCGCTCGGGCACGACGACTCGCTCATCGTGCACACCGGCACCGAGGGTGGCCGCGTGGCCACCTACCCGGAGCCGTTCCGGACGTTCGGCCATCTGCGCCTGTCGGTCGGACTCGAGGATGCCGACGACCTGCTGGCCGACCTGAGTGCGGCCCTGGACGCGACATTCTCCTGA
- a CDS encoding Lrp/AsnC family transcriptional regulator: protein MERLHLDQIDRRILAALTEDARVPLVTLAAHVHLSRNAVKQRMDRMERQGVIAGYTVTPGRIGASPVSAIVMVYRSDRMRGGGVIAEISQIPEVRRCDVLSGDFDLLVTLEAESMDRIGEIWELLAAVPGVANTVTAVSLTRVIDRA from the coding sequence ATGGAGCGGCTCCACCTCGATCAGATCGATCGCCGCATCCTCGCCGCGCTCACGGAGGACGCCCGTGTGCCGTTGGTCACGCTCGCCGCGCACGTGCACCTGTCGCGCAACGCCGTGAAGCAGCGGATGGACCGCATGGAACGGCAGGGCGTGATCGCCGGCTACACCGTCACCCCAGGGCGCATCGGGGCGTCGCCGGTGTCGGCGATCGTGATGGTCTATCGCAGCGATCGGATGCGCGGCGGGGGCGTGATCGCCGAGATCTCGCAGATCCCCGAAGTGCGCAGATGCGATGTCCTGTCCGGCGACTTCGACCTGCTGGTCACGCTCGAGGCGGAGTCGATGGACCGCATCGGCGAGATCTGGGAACTCCTGGCCGCTGTGCCCGGCGTCGCGAACACGGTGACGGCCGTGTCGTTGACGCGGGTGATCGACCGCGCCTGA
- a CDS encoding aldehyde dehydrogenase family protein, protein MSVATREAPVTQSPALEVRDPYNGEVIARLAQNSVDDVDAIMARARLGSSLSRGLTRFERHRILDRAARILEGRAEEAATLIVREAGKTITQARKEVRRAMTTISLSAETARAFDGEVIPFDAYEGSANRRGWFTREPLGVILAITPYNDALNLVAHKIGPAIAGGNAVILKPSQFTPLTARLLVDVLLEAGLPDEIITMVHGDRHVAQALVAVRDIRMVSFTGGFATGEAIARTAGLKKLAMELGGNAPVLVFADADIPAAVEACVSGAFWAAGQNCVGAQRILIERSVYDEFRDRFAARTSTLRAGDPTDRATDVGPMISEAAAARAERVVDDAVRSGARVIAGHRREGSVYWPTAVENVSLTCELWSEEAFAPVVVLSPFDTEEEAIAEANSIDYALHAGAFTSDLARALRVAEALDAGGVMINDSSDYRIDSMPFGGSKYGSMGREGVRFAYEEMTQPKVTCLTT, encoded by the coding sequence ATGAGCGTCGCGACCAGGGAAGCTCCCGTCACGCAGTCCCCCGCCCTGGAGGTCCGCGACCCGTACAACGGCGAGGTCATCGCCCGCCTGGCACAGAACTCGGTGGATGACGTCGACGCGATCATGGCCCGTGCAAGGCTGGGCTCCTCCCTGTCGCGCGGGCTCACCCGGTTCGAGCGGCACCGCATCCTCGACCGCGCCGCCCGTATCCTCGAGGGCCGCGCGGAGGAGGCGGCGACGCTGATCGTGCGAGAGGCAGGCAAGACGATCACCCAGGCGCGCAAGGAGGTGCGCCGCGCGATGACCACGATCTCCCTGTCGGCCGAGACCGCGCGCGCCTTCGACGGAGAGGTCATCCCCTTCGACGCCTACGAAGGCTCCGCGAACCGCCGCGGCTGGTTCACCCGCGAGCCGCTCGGTGTGATCCTCGCGATCACCCCGTACAACGACGCACTCAACCTGGTCGCCCACAAGATCGGTCCCGCGATCGCGGGTGGGAACGCGGTGATCCTCAAACCGTCGCAGTTCACCCCGCTGACCGCGCGCCTCCTGGTCGACGTGCTGCTCGAGGCCGGACTCCCCGACGAGATCATCACGATGGTGCACGGCGACCGTCATGTGGCGCAGGCACTGGTCGCCGTGCGCGACATCCGCATGGTGTCGTTCACCGGAGGGTTCGCGACCGGCGAGGCGATCGCCCGCACCGCAGGACTCAAGAAGCTCGCGATGGAGCTCGGCGGGAACGCCCCCGTGCTGGTCTTCGCGGATGCCGACATCCCCGCCGCGGTCGAGGCATGCGTGTCGGGAGCCTTCTGGGCGGCCGGGCAGAACTGCGTGGGCGCACAGCGCATCCTGATCGAACGCTCCGTCTACGACGAGTTCCGAGATCGCTTCGCGGCCCGCACCTCGACGCTGCGCGCGGGCGACCCCACCGATCGCGCGACCGACGTCGGTCCGATGATCTCGGAGGCCGCAGCCGCGCGGGCCGAACGCGTGGTGGACGACGCCGTGCGCTCCGGCGCGCGTGTCATCGCCGGCCACCGCCGGGAGGGCTCGGTGTACTGGCCCACCGCCGTCGAGAACGTGTCGCTCACCTGCGAGCTGTGGAGTGAAGAGGCGTTCGCGCCCGTCGTCGTCCTGTCGCCGTTCGACACGGAGGAGGAAGCGATCGCCGAGGCGAACAGCATCGACTACGCCCTGCATGCGGGGGCCTTCACCTCCGACCTCGCACGCGCGCTGCGCGTCGCGGAGGCCCTCGACGCGGGCGGCGTGATGATCAACGACTCCTCCGACTACCGCATCGACAGCATGCCGTTCGGAGGATCCAAGTACGGGAGCATGGGGCGCGAAGGCGTCCGCTTCGCGTATGAGGAGATGACGCAGCCGAAGGTCACCTGCCTCACCACCTGA
- a CDS encoding homoserine dehydrogenase, translating into MTHHDIALIGFGGVNRALAEIIRDRGAALADDLGFDLRVVAITDLRLGSLMQSDGIDLDTALAMTGTDTFAGMPGGDAEPRNDYVIRHTTADVISEATFTNPIDGEPAISHVRAALESGKSVTTTNKGPVALASAELNRLAAENGARFEYEGSVMSGTPVLRLAGETLKGLRISRIQGILNGTSNFVLGQMEAGKSLEDAVAEAQALGYAEADPTADIEGSDVQLKVVILANELLGAALTTADVPRTGISGITASDVISAAAAGEHWKLIGTVSRDESSIVTASVQPLSLGADHPLAGISGATNAVAFTTDLLGTVTMSGPGAGRIETAYALLSDIIAIDAHQKTFAGAL; encoded by the coding sequence GTGACTCACCACGACATCGCCCTCATCGGCTTCGGAGGCGTCAACCGCGCCCTCGCCGAGATCATCCGCGACCGCGGCGCCGCGCTCGCCGACGATCTCGGCTTCGACCTGCGGGTCGTCGCGATCACCGACCTCCGCCTCGGCTCACTCATGCAGAGCGACGGCATCGACCTCGACACCGCCCTCGCGATGACGGGCACCGACACGTTCGCCGGGATGCCGGGTGGCGACGCCGAGCCCCGCAACGATTACGTCATCCGCCACACCACGGCCGACGTCATCTCCGAGGCGACGTTCACGAACCCGATCGACGGCGAGCCCGCGATCTCGCATGTGCGCGCGGCTCTCGAGAGCGGCAAGAGCGTGACGACCACCAACAAGGGCCCGGTCGCGCTCGCGAGCGCCGAGCTCAACCGCCTCGCCGCGGAGAACGGCGCCCGCTTCGAGTACGAGGGCTCCGTGATGAGCGGCACCCCGGTGCTGCGACTGGCCGGCGAGACCCTCAAGGGTCTGCGCATCTCGCGCATCCAGGGCATCCTGAACGGCACCAGCAACTTCGTGCTCGGCCAGATGGAGGCCGGCAAGTCGCTCGAGGATGCCGTCGCCGAAGCGCAGGCGCTCGGGTACGCCGAGGCCGATCCCACGGCCGACATCGAGGGATCCGACGTGCAGCTCAAGGTCGTCATCCTGGCGAACGAGCTTCTCGGCGCCGCACTCACCACCGCCGACGTGCCCCGCACGGGCATCAGCGGCATCACCGCGAGCGACGTGATCTCCGCTGCCGCAGCGGGCGAGCACTGGAAGCTCATCGGCACGGTCTCGCGCGACGAGTCGAGCATCGTCACCGCATCCGTGCAGCCCCTCTCGCTGGGCGCCGACCACCCGCTCGCCGGCATCTCCGGCGCCACGAACGCGGTCGCCTTCACGACCGATCTGCTCGGCACCGTCACGATGTCGGGTCCCGGTGCCGGTCGCATCGAGACCGCGTACGCGCTGCTCTCCGACATCATCGCGATCGACGCCCACCAGAAGACGTTCGCCGGAGCCCTGTGA
- a CDS encoding amino acid permease — protein sequence MTPLPGEKSLPNVLPNTTATQVPLRRLQRTMDARHLIMIALGGVIGSGLFLSSGYTISQAGPLGAIIAYLIGAFVVYLVMACLGELAVAYPVSGAFHIYASRSIGPATGFTTAWLYWLCWVVALGSEFTASGILMQRWFPGVPVWLWCLIFAAVLFILNAISARVFGEAEFWFSLVKVVAIVALIVLGGAAIFGFTPLSADHPPAILFSNFETPGGLFPNGFSGVIVTALAVFYAFSGSELIGVAAGETKDPAKNIPRALRSTVLRLVVLFVGAIAVIAAILPYDDASVTSSPFVDVFQYVGVPYAPDIMNFVIITALLSAGNSGLFSCARMLFSLAEEGHAPKAFTRLTKRGVPLIALSVSILIGMVSLLTSVIAAGTVYLVLVSIAGFAVVAVWMSIVASQYFHRRRFVREGGRVADLAYRTPLYPALPIVAFSLLLISIIAIAFDPNQVAALYFGIPFVGACYLYFWWRHGRKGRRDVVQDHEAAPVDA from the coding sequence ATGACGCCTCTTCCCGGGGAGAAGTCCCTCCCCAACGTCCTGCCGAACACCACGGCGACGCAAGTGCCCCTGCGGCGCCTCCAGCGGACCATGGACGCCAGGCACCTGATCATGATCGCGCTCGGGGGAGTGATCGGATCCGGGCTGTTCCTCAGCTCCGGTTACACGATCTCGCAGGCGGGTCCGCTCGGCGCGATCATCGCCTACCTGATCGGCGCGTTCGTGGTGTATCTCGTGATGGCCTGCCTCGGCGAGCTGGCTGTCGCCTACCCCGTCTCCGGTGCCTTCCACATCTACGCGTCACGATCCATCGGACCCGCGACCGGGTTCACGACCGCCTGGCTGTACTGGCTGTGCTGGGTGGTCGCGCTGGGCTCCGAGTTCACCGCGTCCGGCATCCTGATGCAGCGCTGGTTCCCCGGCGTGCCGGTCTGGCTGTGGTGCCTGATCTTCGCCGCCGTGCTCTTCATCCTCAACGCGATCTCGGCCCGCGTCTTCGGTGAGGCGGAGTTCTGGTTCTCCCTGGTCAAGGTTGTCGCGATCGTTGCCCTGATCGTGCTGGGCGGAGCGGCCATCTTCGGATTCACGCCCCTCTCGGCCGACCATCCGCCCGCCATCCTCTTCAGCAACTTCGAGACCCCCGGCGGGCTGTTCCCGAACGGCTTCAGCGGCGTGATCGTCACCGCGCTCGCCGTCTTCTACGCGTTCAGCGGCTCGGAGCTCATCGGCGTCGCGGCCGGCGAGACGAAGGATCCGGCCAAGAACATCCCACGGGCGCTGCGCTCGACCGTGCTGCGACTGGTCGTGCTGTTCGTCGGTGCGATCGCGGTGATCGCCGCGATCCTCCCCTACGACGACGCCAGCGTCACCAGCAGCCCGTTCGTGGATGTCTTCCAGTACGTCGGCGTGCCCTACGCGCCCGACATCATGAACTTCGTCATCATCACGGCTCTCCTCTCCGCCGGCAACAGCGGCCTCTTCTCCTGTGCGCGCATGCTGTTCTCGCTCGCCGAGGAGGGCCACGCGCCGAAGGCGTTCACGCGCCTCACGAAGCGCGGCGTGCCGCTCATCGCCCTCAGCGTCAGCATCCTGATCGGCATGGTGTCGCTGCTCACCAGTGTGATCGCAGCCGGAACCGTCTACCTGGTGCTGGTCTCGATCGCCGGTTTCGCGGTGGTGGCGGTGTGGATGTCGATCGTCGCCTCACAGTACTTCCACCGGCGCAGGTTCGTGCGCGAGGGCGGGCGCGTCGCGGATCTCGCCTACCGCACGCCGCTGTACCCGGCGCTGCCGATCGTCGCCTTCTCGCTGCTGCTCATCTCGATCATCGCGATCGCGTTCGACCCGAACCAGGTCGCGGCGCTCTACTTCGGCATCCCGTTCGTCGGCGCCTGCTACCTCTACTTCTGGTGGCGGCACGGTCGCAAGGGTCGGCGCGACGTGGTGCAGGACCACGAGGCCGCACCCGTCGACGCGTGA
- the alr gene encoding alanine racemase, whose protein sequence is MTASVPAGGWVEIDRTAIAHNVRTIRAALGPQVEFCAVVKADAYGHGIDIVAPLLAESQVDLIGVASNEDAAAVRSSGFTGRLMRVRPAGRDEVDDGIRFGVEEWIGGAEHAGIVSAVAAARDTRIRGHLSLNSTGLGRDGLEVGEPQGMRAAQDALADPLLDVVGVCSHFPCEDVADVVAGSAHFAAQSLAVLDASDGRGIARHCATTFAALHVPESRFDLVRIGAGLYGDTDALGGVLRPAMRVVSRIAAINSYPRGSTVGYDRWHRLDADARLALIPLGYADGFHRSLSGTGEVLVQGARARIVDRIAMNSFLVDVSHIPEAAPGDEVVLFGAQHDQAITSADVDRAHGSIAADLYVAWGRLLPRRAVGAAG, encoded by the coding sequence GTGACCGCCTCCGTGCCCGCAGGCGGGTGGGTGGAGATCGACCGGACGGCGATCGCCCACAACGTCCGCACGATCCGCGCGGCGCTCGGCCCCCAGGTCGAGTTCTGCGCGGTCGTGAAGGCCGACGCCTACGGGCACGGGATCGACATCGTCGCACCCCTCCTCGCGGAGTCGCAGGTCGACCTGATCGGCGTGGCCTCGAACGAGGATGCCGCCGCGGTGCGGTCGAGCGGCTTCACCGGGCGGCTGATGCGGGTGCGCCCCGCCGGCCGTGACGAGGTCGACGACGGCATCCGCTTCGGCGTCGAGGAGTGGATCGGCGGCGCCGAACACGCCGGGATCGTGAGCGCCGTCGCGGCGGCGCGGGACACCCGCATCCGTGGGCATCTCTCGCTCAACTCGACCGGACTCGGTCGGGATGGGCTCGAGGTGGGCGAACCGCAGGGGATGCGCGCGGCGCAGGACGCGCTCGCGGATCCGCTGCTCGACGTCGTCGGCGTCTGCTCGCACTTCCCGTGCGAAGACGTCGCGGATGTCGTGGCGGGAAGCGCGCACTTCGCGGCGCAGTCGCTGGCCGTCCTCGACGCGTCGGACGGAAGGGGCATCGCCCGGCACTGTGCGACCACGTTCGCGGCCCTGCATGTGCCGGAGTCGAGGTTCGACCTCGTGCGCATCGGCGCGGGGCTGTACGGAGACACGGATGCCCTGGGCGGCGTGCTGCGCCCGGCGATGCGCGTCGTGTCGCGCATCGCCGCGATCAACTCCTATCCCCGCGGCTCCACCGTCGGCTACGACCGCTGGCATCGGCTCGATGCGGATGCGCGCCTGGCGCTGATCCCGTTGGGGTACGCCGACGGCTTCCACCGCAGCCTGAGCGGTACCGGCGAGGTGCTCGTCCAGGGCGCGCGAGCGCGCATCGTCGACCGCATCGCGATGAACAGCTTCCTGGTCGACGTCTCGCACATCCCCGAAGCAGCGCCGGGTGATGAGGTCGTGCTGTTCGGTGCGCAGCACGACCAGGCGATCACCTCCGCCGATGTCGACCGCGCGCACGGCAGCATCGCGGCCGACCTCTACGTCGCGTGGGGACGCCTCCTGCCTCGTCGTGCTGTCGGAGCCGCCGGATAG
- a CDS encoding IclR family transcriptional regulator, with translation MASSSLVQGLSLLDAAVEQERRARPGLNASRLAEHTDIERSRVSRLAQELRARQFLRRDDDSLFSAGPEFFATAAVLNASWLRASRVALRALASQLGVNALITVADGARGVLLRYERSADGSDRSIRAGLVTPIWCTGAGRALLWDHTPAQLETLLDDVQFIGVGGPTAARSTDEVRAMQERDLADGLISASEEYDEGIDEFALPIRSRGEVIASLAVRGRHRPKGATRETRALLAQFARELTAAADAE, from the coding sequence GTGGCTTCTTCTTCACTCGTGCAAGGACTGAGCCTGCTCGACGCAGCGGTCGAGCAGGAGCGCCGTGCGCGGCCAGGGCTCAACGCCTCGCGGCTCGCCGAACACACCGACATCGAGCGCAGCCGGGTCTCCCGCCTCGCGCAGGAGCTACGGGCGCGGCAGTTCCTCCGACGAGACGACGACTCGCTGTTCTCCGCCGGTCCTGAGTTCTTCGCCACGGCTGCCGTGCTCAACGCGTCGTGGCTCCGCGCGTCCAGGGTCGCCCTGCGCGCGCTCGCCTCGCAGCTCGGAGTCAACGCGCTGATCACGGTCGCCGACGGAGCGCGCGGGGTGCTGCTGCGCTACGAGAGATCGGCAGACGGCTCCGATCGCTCGATCCGTGCCGGTCTGGTGACGCCCATCTGGTGCACGGGCGCGGGACGCGCGCTGCTGTGGGACCACACGCCCGCGCAGCTGGAGACGCTGCTCGACGACGTGCAGTTCATCGGCGTCGGCGGCCCCACGGCCGCGCGCTCGACCGATGAGGTGCGCGCGATGCAGGAGCGCGATCTCGCCGACGGCCTGATCTCGGCATCCGAGGAGTACGACGAAGGGATCGACGAGTTCGCTCTCCCGATCCGCAGCCGCGGTGAGGTCATCGCCTCGCTCGCGGTGCGCGGACGGCATCGTCCGAAGGGGGCGACGCGGGAGACCCGCGCGCTGCTGGCCCAGTTCGCACGGGAACTCACCGCGGCGGCCGACGCCGAGTAG
- a CDS encoding IclR family transcriptional regulator, giving the protein MPSAPEAPAPSSSMGRGLDVLAALAALIGDGQQTSVGEIARALGRERSQVSRTLATLDRSGLVERRPDRSFALAWGWYAAAQELTAQRLRTHGLAVLEALSAHLGEATFLSVLQGDTTLTTLESLPTESRMIGSWIGRAYPAYCSDAGRATLWDAPAEEVRAVFAATEFASQGPNTPVSVDDFLARLADDRQRGFSVVDQEAEPGLYSVAAPVWDFRGEVVGAVQVVGTRDAILARTAECGTACARAAAELSRQLGAPASVAG; this is encoded by the coding sequence ATGCCGTCCGCCCCCGAAGCCCCTGCGCCGTCGAGCAGCATGGGCCGCGGTCTCGACGTGCTCGCCGCCCTCGCTGCGCTGATCGGAGACGGGCAGCAGACCAGTGTCGGCGAGATCGCCCGCGCACTCGGACGTGAGCGCTCTCAGGTGTCGCGCACTCTCGCGACCCTCGACCGCTCCGGCCTGGTGGAAAGGCGCCCCGACCGCTCGTTCGCTCTCGCCTGGGGGTGGTACGCCGCCGCGCAGGAGCTGACGGCGCAGCGCCTGCGCACGCACGGCCTCGCCGTGCTGGAGGCTCTCTCGGCACACCTCGGTGAAGCGACGTTCCTCAGCGTGCTGCAGGGCGACACGACGCTCACGACGCTGGAGAGCCTGCCGACCGAGTCCCGCATGATCGGGTCGTGGATCGGCCGCGCCTACCCTGCGTACTGCAGCGATGCCGGACGCGCGACGCTGTGGGATGCCCCGGCGGAAGAGGTGCGCGCGGTCTTCGCCGCGACCGAGTTCGCCTCCCAGGGACCGAACACCCCGGTGTCGGTCGATGACTTCCTCGCCCGGCTCGCCGACGACCGTCAGCGCGGGTTCTCCGTGGTCGATCAGGAGGCTGAGCCGGGTCTCTACTCGGTCGCCGCGCCCGTGTGGGATTTCCGTGGCGAAGTCGTCGGCGCCGTGCAGGTCGTCGGAACCCGTGACGCGATCCTCGCCCGCACCGCCGAGTGCGGCACAGCCTGTGCGCGCGCTGCAGCAGAGCTCTCCCGGCAGCTCGGCGCCCCCGCATCCGTCGCGGGCTGA